A genomic region of Drosophila kikkawai strain 14028-0561.14 chromosome X, DkikHiC1v2, whole genome shotgun sequence contains the following coding sequences:
- the b6 gene encoding uncharacterized protein b6, which translates to MTRTLALVSLILLNGFLSVLAWKPIAVSSSSGSTAAYSLKQSHPGEASSSHEISTSFSQFSGDKEATSEVEDELLLARAGGTAAAAQPITFSDHVDDQYESYSLEDIEATPKEPLTFTRTPLYGSNRCSVKKFAFNQDGEVEYNNPLPELEQFTLCFWMRFTNHSGDHVLLTYEAGKEPREIQIWVANAQNSSFLSMAIKGQQMFRLNYPLKMRQWHHMCSSWNGKTGEWQAWLKAERIGRGFHNSLVGHKIPANGKLRSGGNSVTGEVSHGLHFEMTLVQVYRVALSAGKAHRDHKHHHVHHFDHEGLEVSSTTRAPPTINRPQPMHTLLASGQIPTRVRINLANPPPSGAPPSGAPAGGAPASPGDAITINTNFVNGQINAGSRLVAQQLLGLAPSQANANPGRNRFQMLSNSANVQFIDETETHIQFKREADHKKLKKRGLVLLEDGSVVDDGSGTGTTGTASEIYNGLADFGGQQFKQDLTLKMSLEEEISTHDREPAEEEVKAVMGICGSCHPEPFQGAIVFAWKDVQEHMNNALKGLTVGPCGNF; encoded by the exons ATGACACGCACTCTGGCCTTGGTCAGCCTTATACTGTTGAATGGCTTCCTCTCAGTCCTGGCCTGGAAGCCCATTGCTGTTAGttccagcagcggcagcactGCCGCCTACAGCTTGAAGCAATCCCATCCGGGGGAAGCCAGCAGCAGTCACGAGATCTCCACCAGTTTTTCTCAGTTTAGCGGTGACAAAGAGGCCACCTCCGAGGTTGAGGATGAGCTCCTGCTGGCCCGTGCCGGCGgcacagcagcggcagcccaACCCATCACATTCAGTGATCATGTGGACGATCAGTACGAATCCTATAGCTTAGAGGATATTGAGGCTACTCCAAAGGAGCCGCTGACCTTCACGCGAACACCGCTTTATGGCTCCAATCGATGCAGTGTCAAGAAGTTTGCCTTTAACCAAGATGGCGAGGTGGAGTACAACAATCCATTGCCGGAGTTGGAGCAGTTTACACTCTGCTTCTGGATGCGTTTTACCAATCACAGCGGCGACCATGTCCTCCTGACCTACGAGG CTGGCAAGGAACCCCGCGAAATACAAATCTGGGTCGCCAATGCGCAGAATTCCAGTTTCCTTTCGATGGCCATAAAGGGGCAGCAAATGTTCAG ATTGAACTATCCGCTGAAAATGCGACAGTGGCATCATATGTGCAGCTCTTGGAATGGCAAGACGGGCGAGTGGCAGGCCTGGCTAAAGGCGGAGCGCATAGGGCGTGGATTTCACAATTCG CTCGTGGGTCACAAGATACCCGCTAATGGCAAGCTTCGCTCTGGCGGTAATTCTGTCACCGGAGAGGTCAGCCATGGCCTGCACTTTGAGATGACTCTGGTCCAGGTCTATAGGGTGGCTCTCAGTGCGGGCAAGGCGCATCGCGATCATAAGCATCATCATGTCCATCACTTTGATCACGAGGGACTGGAGGTTTCCAGCACCACCAGAGCGCCGCCAACG ATCAATCGACCCCAGCCCATGCACACTCTACTAGCCAGTGGTCAGATACCCACCCGAGTGCGCATCAACCTGGCAAATCCGCCACCAAGTGGAGCCCCACCAAGTGGAGCCCCTGCTGGTGGTGCTCCTGCTTCACCAGGCGATGCCATCACCATCAACACCAACTTTGTCAATGGCCAAATCAATGCCGGCTCTCGCCTGGTAGCCCAGCAGCTTCTAGGCCTGGCCCCATCTCAGGCTAATGCTAACCCTGGACGGAATCGCTTCCAAATGCTGAGCAACTCGGCCAATGTGCAGTTCATCGATGAAACCGAGACTCACATACAGTTCAAAAGGGAGGCAGACCACAAGAAACTAAAGAAGCGCGGCTTAGTCCTGCTGGAGGATGGCTCCGTGGTGGACGATGGCTCCGGAACTGGAACAACAGGAACCGCCAGTGAAATATACAATGGCCTGGCGGACTTTGGTGGACAGCAGTTCAAGCAGGATCTGACGCTCAAGATGAGCCTGGAGGAGGAGATCAGTACGCATGATCGGGAGCCCGCCGAGGAGGAGGTCAAAGCGGTGATGGGCATTTGTGGTAGCTGTCACCCAGAGCCCTTCCAGGGAGCCATTGTGTTTGCCTGGAAGGATGTCCAGGAGCATATGAATAATGCGCTCAAGGGGCTGACAGTGGGTCCCTGTGGTAACTTCTAG
- the LOC108079310 gene encoding uncharacterized protein encodes MTTCSVIGTPARFARCLANFQVDELLLLKRSVQRMVEEDEEDFYQEEEEPEEATKKCPEAESRSGSVSELPERMALMADRGGDHDSGTGPGPWHSHHSHAPAPAPSWTEQKPTKLQTLFQISITALAFLSFGGYLLCLIVQAIKSKGTTYFHPVATASTSSTNGNVKRIKIYRRSKRSSRVEGNHLVLLQQDYATYMRAMRGRMLT; translated from the exons ATGACTACTTGTAGTG TGATTGGCACGCCGGCACGCTTTGCCCGATGTCTGGCCAACTTTCAGGTGGATGAGCTGTTGCTGCTCAAGAGGTCGGTGCAGCGAATGGTGGAGGAGGATGAAGAGGACTTTTACCAGGAGGAAGAAGAACCAGAAGAAGCCACCAAGAAGTGTCCAGAAGCAGAATCCCGATCGGGATCGGTTTCGGAACTGCCAGAGCGTATGGCCTTGATGGCTGATCG CGGTGGTGATCATGACAGCGGAACTGGCCCTGGTCCCTGGCATTCGCATCATTCCCATGCTCCTGCACCGGCTCCCTCCTGGACCGAGCAGAAGCCCACTAAGCTACAGACCCTCTTCCAGATAAGCATCACCGCCCTGGCCTTTCTCTCCTTCGGCGGCTACCTGTTGTGCCTCATTGTGCAGGCTATCAAGAGCAAGGGCACCACCTACTTTCATCCTGTGGCAACGGCCTCCACTTCCTCCACAAATGGCAATGTGAAGCGCATTAAGATCTATAGACGCAGCAAGCGAAGTTCCAGGGTTGAAGGAAACCATCTAGTCCTGCTGCAGCAGGACTATGCCACCTACATGAGGGCCATGCGGGGGAGAATGCTCACCTAG